Proteins encoded together in one Staphylococcus aureus window:
- a CDS encoding ABC-F family ATP-binding cassette domain-containing protein yields the protein MILLQLNHISKSFDGEDIFTDVDFEVKTGERIGIVGRNGAGKSTLMKIIAGVENYDSGNVSKIKNLKLGYLTQQMTLNSNATVFEEMSKPFEHIKRMESLIKEETDWLSKHANDYDSDTYKTHMSRYESLSNQFEQLEGYQYESKIKTVLYGLNFSEEDFNKPINDFSGGQKTRLSLAQMLLNEPDLLLLDEPTNHLDLETTKWLEDYLRYFKGAIVIISHDRYFLDKIVTQIYDVALGDVKRYVGNYEEFIQQRDLYYQKRMQEYESQQAEIKRLETFVEKNITRASTSGMAKSRRKILEKMERIDKPMLDAKSANIQFGFDRNTGNDVMHVKNLEIGYQTAITKPMSIEVSKGDHIAIIGPNGIGKSTLIKTIANQQKALNGDITFGANLQIGYYDQKQAEFKSSKTILDYVWDQYPLMNEKDIRAVLGRFLFVQDDVKKIINDLSGGEKARLQLALLMLQRDNVLILDEPTNHLDIDSKEMLEQALQHFEGTILFVSHDRYFINQLANKVFDLTIDGGKMYLGDYQYYIEKVEEAEALKAHQEEQSVNVQAHKKSMEQSSYHNQKEQRREQRKLERQISECENEIETLETTILQIDEQLTQPEVYNNPQKANELAIQKQDSEQKLEHAMSKWEELQQKL from the coding sequence ATGATACTTTTACAACTCAATCATATATCAAAATCGTTCGATGGTGAAGATATATTTACTGATGTTGATTTTGAAGTAAAAACTGGTGAACGAATTGGTATCGTAGGAAGAAATGGCGCCGGTAAATCAACATTGATGAAAATTATAGCTGGCGTAGAAAACTATGATTCTGGAAATGTGTCAAAAATTAAAAACTTAAAACTAGGTTATTTAACTCAACAAATGACTTTAAATTCTAATGCAACAGTTTTTGAAGAAATGTCAAAACCATTTGAACATATTAAACGAATGGAAAGCTTAATCAAAGAAGAAACAGATTGGTTATCAAAACATGCAAATGATTACGATAGTGATACATATAAAACACATATGTCCCGTTATGAATCTTTATCGAATCAATTTGAACAATTAGAAGGATATCAATATGAAAGTAAAATTAAAACAGTACTTTACGGGTTAAATTTTAGTGAAGAAGATTTCAATAAACCTATCAATGATTTTAGCGGTGGCCAAAAAACACGTTTATCTTTAGCTCAAATGCTATTAAACGAACCTGATTTATTACTTTTAGATGAACCTACTAACCACTTAGATTTAGAAACGACAAAGTGGCTTGAAGATTATCTACGTTATTTTAAAGGTGCAATCGTCATCATCAGCCATGATCGTTACTTTTTAGATAAAATAGTTACTCAAATTTATGATGTGGCTTTAGGTGATGTCAAACGCTATGTTGGTAATTACGAGGAATTTATACAGCAACGGGATTTATATTATCAAAAACGAATGCAAGAATATGAAAGTCAACAAGCAGAAATAAAACGATTAGAAACTTTTGTTGAGAAAAATATTACCCGTGCTTCAACAAGTGGAATGGCAAAAAGTAGACGTAAGATTTTAGAAAAAATGGAACGCATTGATAAACCAATGTTAGATGCCAAAAGTGCAAATATTCAATTTGGCTTTGACCGGAATACAGGTAATGACGTCATGCATGTAAAAAATTTAGAAATCGGTTATCAAACTGCAATTACCAAACCTATGAGTATAGAGGTCTCTAAAGGCGATCATATAGCAATCATTGGGCCAAATGGTATTGGAAAATCGACCTTAATTAAAACTATTGCTAATCAACAAAAAGCGCTTAATGGCGATATTACTTTCGGCGCAAATTTACAAATTGGTTATTATGATCAAAAGCAAGCAGAATTTAAATCTAGTAAAACGATTTTAGATTATGTGTGGGATCAATATCCGTTAATGAATGAAAAAGATATTCGAGCAGTTCTTGGACGTTTCTTATTTGTACAAGACGATGTTAAAAAGATAATTAATGATTTATCTGGTGGTGAAAAAGCACGTTTACAACTAGCACTACTTATGTTGCAACGTGACAATGTACTTATTTTAGATGAACCTACCAACCACCTCGATATAGATTCAAAAGAAATGTTAGAGCAAGCACTCCAACATTTTGAAGGAACAATACTATTTGTTTCCCATGATCGTTACTTTATTAACCAATTAGCAAACAAGGTATTTGATTTAACAATTGATGGCGGAAAGATGTATTTAGGAGATTATCAATATTACATTGAAAAAGTTGAGGAAGCGGAAGCGTTGAAAGCGCACCAAGAAGAACAGTCAGTTAACGTACAAGCACATAAAAAGTCTATGGAACAATCGTCGTATCATAACCAAAAAGAACAAAGACGTGAACAACGCAAACTTGAACGACAAATATCCGAGTGTGAAAATGAAATAGAAACTTTAGAGACTACTATCTTACAAATAGACGAGCAATTAACCCAACCAGAAGTGTATAACAATCCACAAAAAGCAAACGAATTAGCTATCCAAAAACAAGATAGCGAACAAAAATTAGAACACGCTATGTCTAAATGGGAAGAATTACAACAAAAACTATAA
- a CDS encoding redox-sensing transcriptional repressor Rex, with translation MSDQVKIPRATLKRLPLYYRFVSSLKSKGIDRVNSKAISDALQIDSATIRRDFSYFGELGKKGYGYNIDSLLDFFKSELSESDMIKIAIVGVGNLGKALLTYNFSIHDDMTITEAFDVKEDVIGQKIGNVIVKDNDELITTLKKEEIDVVILTTPERVAQKVADELVQAGVKGILNFTPGRINTPSDVQVHQIDLGIELQSLLFFMKNYSE, from the coding sequence ATGAGTGACCAAGTTAAAATTCCTCGAGCAACTTTAAAACGTTTGCCGTTATATTATAGATTTGTCAGTTCATTAAAATCTAAAGGTATAGATCGTGTAAATTCAAAAGCGATTAGCGATGCGTTACAAATTGACTCGGCAACAATTCGTCGTGACTTTTCATATTTTGGCGAATTAGGTAAAAAAGGGTACGGATATAATATAGATAGTTTATTGGATTTCTTTAAATCTGAACTAAGCGAGAGTGACATGATCAAAATCGCAATTGTCGGAGTTGGGAACCTAGGGAAAGCTTTGCTCACATATAACTTTTCAATACATGACGATATGACGATTACAGAAGCGTTTGACGTAAAAGAAGATGTTATTGGCCAGAAAATAGGGAACGTTATTGTTAAAGATAACGATGAATTAATAACAACATTGAAGAAGGAAGAAATAGATGTTGTGATTCTAACTACACCAGAAAGAGTTGCACAGAAAGTTGCAGATGAACTCGTCCAAGCTGGTGTGAAAGGTATTTTAAACTTCACTCCTGGTAGAATTAATACGCCTTCAGATGTGCAAGTACATCAAATTGACTTAGGTATAGAATTACAGTCATTATTATTCTTTATGAAAAATTACAGTGAATAA